Proteins encoded in a region of the Ranitomeya imitator isolate aRanImi1 chromosome 9, aRanImi1.pri, whole genome shotgun sequence genome:
- the CDH5 gene encoding cadherin-5 gives MKKLLLLHLLVIINVFCHMVLCTHQEEQDGETRRRVKRHWVWNQISTLEEQTNIPYMIGTLKSTKLRTNAEYILQGEYANTLFKVKEDTGDIYGYERLDREKKAQYNLTALLVDTISKKTLEPPEMFSIRLIDINDNAPIFTQEAYNASVPEMSATDILVTKINAVDPDDPTVAGHAKVTYKILQGYEHFKINEITGEIYTLSSYLDRETKASYEVIVQAKDSPGLSGGFSSSATVIIHLSDINDNFPTFTKKQYTFNVYEDLRVGEVVGKISVEDVDEPQNRIAKYTFMKGIFEQWFKIKSNPQTNEGIIILTKPLNYESSDKQFRMSIEVTDPSIDLRVANQQRPSSTTEVIINVLDVDEPPEFMDPFYLFKVKEDEKQKNIGFVSAVDPDFPKKVVRYSAKTSKDDLIRVTDNGSIYVGKSLDRETSAWHNFTVIAEEVDSATKKSSSANVYVQVLDVNDNAPEFAEPYAPRVCDNTANDEAILTISATDKDEMLPGTKFTYYSAEKENNFTVVDIRDNTAQIVVKNGAFNRDVTKFHYLPIVISDNGVPPLSSTNTLTITVCKCNEEGKFTYCEEYLKQTAVSSSTIIIIFCSLALILLCVLVAFLILRRMRSNGPLMLMKNPAEIHEQLVIYDEEGGGEMDTNGYDVSVLNSVRRNVARSKPDMVEPYPNLYAHVQKPARNGDMFSMIEVKKDDADNDGDCLPYDTLHIFGYEGSESNVESLSSLESGSSDSEIDYDVLNEWGPRFKMLADLYGLENLEEFPY, from the exons ATGAAGAAGTTGCTTTTGCTtcatctgctggtcatcatcaacgTCTTCTGTCACATGGTCCTGTGTACCCACCAAGAGGAGCAAGATGGCGAGACCAGGCGGCGTGTGAAGAGACACTGGGTGTGGAATCAGATCAGTACCCTTGAAGAGCAGACCAATATTCCGTATATGATAGGAACG ctGAAATCCACTAAGCTCCGCACAAATGCAGAGTACATACTACAGGGAGAGTACGCTAACACCCTCTTCAAAGTGAAAGAGGACACAGGAGACATCTATGGCTACGAGAGGCTGGATCGCGAGAAGAAGGCACAATATAACCTGACCGCTCTGCTTGTAGATACTATCTCCAAGAAAACTCTAGAGCCTCCTGAGATGTTTTCAATCCGACTCATTGATATTAATGACAACGCCCCCATATTTACTCAAGAGGCGTACAATGCCTCAGTCCCAGAGATGTCCGCAACAG ATATCTTGGTGACCAAGATTAATGCAGTAGACCCTGACGATCCCACGGTGGCTGGGCACGCCAAAGTAACATACAAAATCCTTCAAGGTTATGAACACTTCAAGATCAATGAAATCACTG GTGAAATCTATACCCTGAGTTCCTACTTAGACAGAGAGACAAAAGCCAGTTATGAAGTCATTGTGCAAGCCAAGGATTCTCCGGGACTAAGTGGTGGATTTTCGAGCTCAGCGACGGTCATCATCCACTTGAGTGATATCAACGACAACTTTCCGACTTTCACAAAGA AACAGTACACGTTCAACGTCTACGAGGATCTGAGAGTTGGAGAAGTGGTGGGAAAGATTTCGGTAGAAGATGTTGATGAACCACAGAACAGAATTGCCAAGTACACTTTTATGAAAGGCATATTTGAGCAATGGTTTAAGATAAAAAGCAATCCCCAGACCAACGAAGGGATAATCATTCTCACAAAG CCTCTGAACTACGAGAGTAGTGATAAACAATTCAGAATGAGCATTGAAGTCACCGACCCCTCCATTGACCTCCGAGTGGCAAACCAGCAAAGGCCAAGCAGCACCACTGAAGTCATCATCAACGTCTTGGATGTGGATGAACCCCCCGAGTTCATGGACCCTTTCTACCTGTTCAAGGTGAAAGAGGATGAGAAACAGAAAAATATCGGTTTTGTATCGGCCGTAGACCCTGATTTTCCCAAAAAAGTTGTGCG GTATTCTGCCAAAACCAGCAAAGACGACCTAATTAGAGTGACCGACAATGGAAGTATTTATGTTGGGAAGTCGCTTGATAGAGAGACCAGCGCTTGGCACAATTTTACTGTAATCGCTGAAGAAGTTG ACTCTGCAACGAAGAAATCGTCGTCAGCAAATGTGTACGTACAGGTGCTGGATGTCAACGACAATGCCCCCGAATTTGCCGAGCCCTACGCCCCAAGGGTGTGTGACAATACCGCCAATGACGAG GCCATCTTAACCATCTCAGCAACTGATAAGGATGAAATGCTCCCGGGGACGAAGTTTACATACTATTCGGCGGAGAAAGAAAACAATTTCACAGTGGTGGATATTCGCG ATAATACAGCACAAATCGTAGTGAAGAATGGAGCCTTTAATCGCGATGTGACGAAGTTCCACTACCTGCCAATAGTGATCTCTGACAACGGAGTGCCGCCCCTGAGCAGCACCAACACTCTGACCATCACGGTTTGCAAGTGCAACGAAGAAGGCAAATTCACTTACTGTGAGGAATACCTAAAGCAGACGGCAGTGTCGtcctccaccatcatcatcatcttctgcagCCTAGCGCTAATCCTTCTGTGCG TGCTCGTAGCATTTCTGATACTGCGGAGGATGCGCAGTAATGGCCCCCTGATGTTAATGAAGAACCCAGCAGAAATCCACGAGCAGCTGGTGATCTACGAtgaggaaggaggaggagaaaTGGACACCAATGGATATGATGTGTCCGTGCTCAACTCTGTGCGTAGAAACGTGGCGAGGTCAAAGCCTGACATGGTGGAGCCTTACCCCAACCTGTACGCCCACGTCCAGAAACCAGCCAGAAATGGAGACATGTTCTCCATGATCGAAGTGAAGAAAGACGACGCGGACAACGATGGAGACTGCCTGCCCTACGACACCCTCCACATATTCGGCTATGAAGGCTCCGAGTCGAATGTGGAATCTCTCAGCTCCTTGGAGTCCGGATCATCAGATTCTGAAATCGACTATGATGTGTTAAATGAATGGGGCCCCAGATTTAAGATGCTGGCTGACCTGTACGGCCTGGAAAACCTGGAGGAGTTTCCTTATTAA